In Monodelphis domestica isolate mMonDom1 chromosome 3, mMonDom1.pri, whole genome shotgun sequence, the following proteins share a genomic window:
- the LOC100617323 gene encoding zinc finger protein 260-like isoform X6, whose amino-acid sequence MKANPTEVRYPVEEMDLQRFMHRGPNNFASREFCVAHKNSSSIEHQGMQPEEKSSENNQYRNTLMHRSSLVGHEKIYISKECYEYKPYGNTFNEISNFTGRQRIHSGEKPYECNRCVKAFSMSSHLAIHQRIHTGETAYECKQWRKAFSQKSSFPVHQRMITGEKPYKCNQCGKTFTRTSSLAIHQRIHTGEKPYECKQCGKTFNRSSHLAVHQRTHTGEKPYECKQCGKTFSQRSCLVIHQRMYTGEKPYECKQCGKTFTRTSSLAVHQRIHTGEKPYECKQCGKTFNQKFHLALHQRLHTGEKPYECKQCGKTFNQRSHLAVHQRMHTGEKPYECKQCGKTFTQRSSLAVHHRMHTGEKPYECKQCGKRFRQKSSLAVHQRMHTGEKFYECKQCGKTFSQRSRLTVHQRMHTGEKPYECKQCGKTFNQRSHLAVHQRMHTGEQPYECKQCGKRFKRRSHLAVHQRMHTGEKPYECKQCGKAFACASSLAVHLRIHTGEKPYGCKKCERTFTCTSSLAKHQRMHSGEKPYECKQCGNTFTCKSSLVVHQRMHTGEKPYECKQCGKTFTRTSSLAVHQRMHTGEKPYECNQCGKTFNQRSHLAVHQRIHTGEKPYKCNQCGKTFTCNSSLAVHQRMHTGEKPYECKQCGKTFTCTSSLGKHQRTHTGEKPYECKQCGKTFNQRYQLSKHLRIHTGEKPYECKQCRKTFNQRSNLASHQRTHLREVL is encoded by the coding sequence ATGAAGGCAAATCCAACAGAGGTGAGATATCCTGTGGAAGAAATGGACTTACAAAGATTCATGCATAGGGGTCCTAATAACTTTGCTTCTAGGGAATTCTGTGTTGCCCATAAAAATTCATCTTCTATTGAACATCAAGGAATGCAACCTGAAGAAAaatctagtgaaaataatcagtaTAGAAACACTTTAATGCACAGATCCAGTCTTGTTGGACATGAAAAAATCTACATTAGCAAGGAATGTTATGAATACAAGCCATATGGAAATACATTCAATGAGATCTCCAATTTTACTGGACGACAGAGAATCCACagtggtgagaaaccttatgaatgtaatcgaTGTGTAAAGGCGTTCAGTATGAGTTCCCatcttgctatacatcagagaatccatacaggggagacagcttatgaatgtaagcaatggAGAAAGGCATTCAGTCAGAAGTCCAGTTTTCCTGTACATCAGAGAATGatcactggggagaaaccttataaatgcaatcaatgtggaaagacattcactcgCACCTCCAgtcttgctatacatcagaggatccacactggggagaaaccttacgaatgcaagcaatgtggaaagacattcaataGGAGCagccatcttgctgtacatcagagaactcatactggagagaaaccttatgaatgcaagcaatgtggaaagacattcagtcagaggtcCTGTCTTGTTATACATCAGAGAATgtacactggagagaaaccttatgaatgcaagcagtgtggaaagacattcactcgcacctccagtcttgctgtacatcagagaatacacactggggagaaaccttatgaatgcaagcaatgtggaaagacattcaatcaGAAGTTTCATCTTGCTCTGCATCAGAGattgcacactggggagaaaccttatgaatgcaagcagtgtggaaagacattcaaccAGAGgtcccatcttgctgtacatcagagaatgcacacaGGGGAGAAACCTTacgaatgcaagcaatgtggaaagacattcactcagagatccagtcttgctgtacatcacaGAATGCACAccggtgagaaaccttatgaatgcaaacaatgtgggAAAAGATTCAGGCAGAAgtccagtcttgctgtacatcagagaatgcacactggggagaaattTTATgagtgcaagcaatgtggaaagacattcagtcagaggtccagacttactgtacatcagagaatgcacactggggaaaaaccttacgaatgcaagcaatgtggaaagacattcaaccAGAGGTCCCATCTTGCTGTACAccagagaatgcacactggggagcaaccttatgaatgcaagcagtgtggaaagagaTTCAAGAGGAGgtcccatcttgctgtacatcagagaatgcacactggtgagaaaccttacgaatgcaagcaatgtggaaaggcatttgcTTGTGcctccagtcttgctgtacacctgagaatccacactggggagaaaccttatggaTGCAAGAAATGTGAAAGGACTTTCACATGTACCTCCAgccttgctaaacatcagagaatgcacagtggagagaaaccttatgaatgtaagcagtgtggaaatACATTCACTTGCAAATCCAGTCTTGTTGTCCATCAGAGAAtgcatactggggagaaaccttatgaatgtaagcaatgtgggAAGACATTTACTCGCACCTCCAGTCTTGCagtacatcagagaatgcacactggggagaaaccttatgaatgcaaccaatgtggaaagacattcaatcaGAGGAgtcatcttgctgtacatcagagaatacacactggtgagaaaccttataaatgtaatcagtgtggaaagactttcacgtGCAATTCCAGTCTTGCTGTCCATCAGAGAAtgcatactggggagaaaccttatgaatgcaagcagtgtggaaagacatttactTGCACCTCCAGTCTTGGTAAACATCAGAGAACACACAcaggggagaaaccttatgaatgcaaacaatgtggaaagacattcaatcaGAGGTACCAGCTTTCTAAACATctgagaatccacactggtgagaaaccttatgaatgcaagcagtgtagAAAGACATTCAATCAGAGGTCCAATCTTGCTTCACATCAAAGAACCCACCTGAGAGAAGTCTTGTGA
- the LOC100617323 gene encoding zinc finger protein 420-like isoform X4 produces MALERDRLAAQEVVTFQDVAMDFTREEWPLLSPHQKELYKEVMLENARNFLSVGLPAPSEEVISYLEQREVLWMLEQEGLRNCYPEGEFRPEMKANPTEVRYPVEEMDLQRFMHRGPNNFASREFCVAHKNSSSIEHQGMQPEEKSSENNQYRNTLMHRSSLVGHEKIYISKECYEYKPYGNTFNEISNFTGRQRIHSGEKPYECNRCVKAFSMSSHLAIHQRIHTGETAYECKQWRKAFSQKSSFPVHQRMITGEKPYKCNQCGKTFTRTSSLAIHQRIHTGEKPYECKQCGKTFNRSSHLAVHQRTHTGEKPYECKQCGKTFSQRSCLVIHQRMYTGEKPYECKQCGKTFTRTSSLAVHQRIHTGEKPYECKQCGKTFNQKFHLALHQRLHTGEKPYECKQCGKTFNQRSHLAVHQRMHTGEKPYECKQCGKTFTQRSSLAVHHRMHTGEKPYECKQCGKRFRQKSSLAVHQRMHTGEKFYECKQCGKTFSQRSRLTVHQRMHTGEKPYECKQCGKTFNQRSHLAVHQRMHTGEQPYECKQCGKRFKRRSHLAVHQRMHTGEKPYECKQCGKAFACASSLAVHLRIHTGEKPYGCKKCERTFTCTSSLAKHQRMHSGEKPYECKQCGNTFTCKSSLVVHQRMHTGEKPYECKQCGKTFTRTSSLAVHQRMHTGEKPYECNQCGKTFNQRSHLAVHQRIHTGEKPYKCNQCGKTFTCNSSLAVHQRMHTGEKPYECKQCGKTFTCTSSLGKHQRTHTGEKPYECKQCGKTFNQRYQLSKHLRIHTGEKPYECKQCRKTFNQRSNLASHQRTHLREVL; encoded by the exons GAGGTGGTTACATTCCAGGATGTGGCTATGGACTTCACTCGTGAGGAGTGGCCCCTCTTGTCCCCTCaccagaaggagctgtacaaggaggtgatgctggagaatgcccgGAACTttctctctgtgg GGCTTCCAGCTCCCTCAGAAGAAGTGATCTCTTATTTGGAGCAGAGGGAAGTCCTGTGGATGCTGGAGCAAGAAGGCCTGAGGAACTGCTACCCAG AAGGAGAGTTTAGACCTGAAATGAAGGCAAATCCAACAGAGGTGAGATATCCTGTGGAAGAAATGGACTTACAAAGATTCATGCATAGGGGTCCTAATAACTTTGCTTCTAGGGAATTCTGTGTTGCCCATAAAAATTCATCTTCTATTGAACATCAAGGAATGCAACCTGAAGAAAaatctagtgaaaataatcagtaTAGAAACACTTTAATGCACAGATCCAGTCTTGTTGGACATGAAAAAATCTACATTAGCAAGGAATGTTATGAATACAAGCCATATGGAAATACATTCAATGAGATCTCCAATTTTACTGGACGACAGAGAATCCACagtggtgagaaaccttatgaatgtaatcgaTGTGTAAAGGCGTTCAGTATGAGTTCCCatcttgctatacatcagagaatccatacaggggagacagcttatgaatgtaagcaatggAGAAAGGCATTCAGTCAGAAGTCCAGTTTTCCTGTACATCAGAGAATGatcactggggagaaaccttataaatgcaatcaatgtggaaagacattcactcgCACCTCCAgtcttgctatacatcagaggatccacactggggagaaaccttacgaatgcaagcaatgtggaaagacattcaataGGAGCagccatcttgctgtacatcagagaactcatactggagagaaaccttatgaatgcaagcaatgtggaaagacattcagtcagaggtcCTGTCTTGTTATACATCAGAGAATgtacactggagagaaaccttatgaatgcaagcagtgtggaaagacattcactcgcacctccagtcttgctgtacatcagagaatacacactggggagaaaccttatgaatgcaagcaatgtggaaagacattcaatcaGAAGTTTCATCTTGCTCTGCATCAGAGattgcacactggggagaaaccttatgaatgcaagcagtgtggaaagacattcaaccAGAGgtcccatcttgctgtacatcagagaatgcacacaGGGGAGAAACCTTacgaatgcaagcaatgtggaaagacattcactcagagatccagtcttgctgtacatcacaGAATGCACAccggtgagaaaccttatgaatgcaaacaatgtgggAAAAGATTCAGGCAGAAgtccagtcttgctgtacatcagagaatgcacactggggagaaattTTATgagtgcaagcaatgtggaaagacattcagtcagaggtccagacttactgtacatcagagaatgcacactggggaaaaaccttacgaatgcaagcaatgtggaaagacattcaaccAGAGGTCCCATCTTGCTGTACAccagagaatgcacactggggagcaaccttatgaatgcaagcagtgtggaaagagaTTCAAGAGGAGgtcccatcttgctgtacatcagagaatgcacactggtgagaaaccttacgaatgcaagcaatgtggaaaggcatttgcTTGTGcctccagtcttgctgtacacctgagaatccacactggggagaaaccttatggaTGCAAGAAATGTGAAAGGACTTTCACATGTACCTCCAgccttgctaaacatcagagaatgcacagtggagagaaaccttatgaatgtaagcagtgtggaaatACATTCACTTGCAAATCCAGTCTTGTTGTCCATCAGAGAAtgcatactggggagaaaccttatgaatgtaagcaatgtgggAAGACATTTACTCGCACCTCCAGTCTTGCagtacatcagagaatgcacactggggagaaaccttatgaatgcaaccaatgtggaaagacattcaatcaGAGGAgtcatcttgctgtacatcagagaatacacactggtgagaaaccttataaatgtaatcagtgtggaaagactttcacgtGCAATTCCAGTCTTGCTGTCCATCAGAGAAtgcatactggggagaaaccttatgaatgcaagcagtgtggaaagacatttactTGCACCTCCAGTCTTGGTAAACATCAGAGAACACACAcaggggagaaaccttatgaatgcaaacaatgtggaaagacattcaatcaGAGGTACCAGCTTTCTAAACATctgagaatccacactggtgagaaaccttatgaatgcaagcagtgtagAAAGACATTCAATCAGAGGTCCAATCTTGCTTCACATCAAAGAACCCACCTGAGAGAAGTCTTGTGA
- the LOC100617323 gene encoding zinc finger protein 420-like isoform X5, whose protein sequence is MALERDRLAAQEVMTFQDVAVDFTREEWCLLSPPQKELYREVMLENARNLLSVEGEFRPEMKANPTEVRYPVEEMDLQRFMHRGPNNFASREFCVAHKNSSSIEHQGMQPEEKSSENNQYRNTLMHRSSLVGHEKIYISKECYEYKPYGNTFNEISNFTGRQRIHSGEKPYECNRCVKAFSMSSHLAIHQRIHTGETAYECKQWRKAFSQKSSFPVHQRMITGEKPYKCNQCGKTFTRTSSLAIHQRIHTGEKPYECKQCGKTFNRSSHLAVHQRTHTGEKPYECKQCGKTFSQRSCLVIHQRMYTGEKPYECKQCGKTFTRTSSLAVHQRIHTGEKPYECKQCGKTFNQKFHLALHQRLHTGEKPYECKQCGKTFNQRSHLAVHQRMHTGEKPYECKQCGKTFTQRSSLAVHHRMHTGEKPYECKQCGKRFRQKSSLAVHQRMHTGEKFYECKQCGKTFSQRSRLTVHQRMHTGEKPYECKQCGKTFNQRSHLAVHQRMHTGEQPYECKQCGKRFKRRSHLAVHQRMHTGEKPYECKQCGKAFACASSLAVHLRIHTGEKPYGCKKCERTFTCTSSLAKHQRMHSGEKPYECKQCGNTFTCKSSLVVHQRMHTGEKPYECKQCGKTFTRTSSLAVHQRMHTGEKPYECNQCGKTFNQRSHLAVHQRIHTGEKPYKCNQCGKTFTCNSSLAVHQRMHTGEKPYECKQCGKTFTCTSSLGKHQRTHTGEKPYECKQCGKTFNQRYQLSKHLRIHTGEKPYECKQCRKTFNQRSNLASHQRTHLREVL, encoded by the coding sequence AAGGAGAGTTTAGACCTGAAATGAAGGCAAATCCAACAGAGGTGAGATATCCTGTGGAAGAAATGGACTTACAAAGATTCATGCATAGGGGTCCTAATAACTTTGCTTCTAGGGAATTCTGTGTTGCCCATAAAAATTCATCTTCTATTGAACATCAAGGAATGCAACCTGAAGAAAaatctagtgaaaataatcagtaTAGAAACACTTTAATGCACAGATCCAGTCTTGTTGGACATGAAAAAATCTACATTAGCAAGGAATGTTATGAATACAAGCCATATGGAAATACATTCAATGAGATCTCCAATTTTACTGGACGACAGAGAATCCACagtggtgagaaaccttatgaatgtaatcgaTGTGTAAAGGCGTTCAGTATGAGTTCCCatcttgctatacatcagagaatccatacaggggagacagcttatgaatgtaagcaatggAGAAAGGCATTCAGTCAGAAGTCCAGTTTTCCTGTACATCAGAGAATGatcactggggagaaaccttataaatgcaatcaatgtggaaagacattcactcgCACCTCCAgtcttgctatacatcagaggatccacactggggagaaaccttacgaatgcaagcaatgtggaaagacattcaataGGAGCagccatcttgctgtacatcagagaactcatactggagagaaaccttatgaatgcaagcaatgtggaaagacattcagtcagaggtcCTGTCTTGTTATACATCAGAGAATgtacactggagagaaaccttatgaatgcaagcagtgtggaaagacattcactcgcacctccagtcttgctgtacatcagagaatacacactggggagaaaccttatgaatgcaagcaatgtggaaagacattcaatcaGAAGTTTCATCTTGCTCTGCATCAGAGattgcacactggggagaaaccttatgaatgcaagcagtgtggaaagacattcaaccAGAGgtcccatcttgctgtacatcagagaatgcacacaGGGGAGAAACCTTacgaatgcaagcaatgtggaaagacattcactcagagatccagtcttgctgtacatcacaGAATGCACAccggtgagaaaccttatgaatgcaaacaatgtgggAAAAGATTCAGGCAGAAgtccagtcttgctgtacatcagagaatgcacactggggagaaattTTATgagtgcaagcaatgtggaaagacattcagtcagaggtccagacttactgtacatcagagaatgcacactggggaaaaaccttacgaatgcaagcaatgtggaaagacattcaaccAGAGGTCCCATCTTGCTGTACAccagagaatgcacactggggagcaaccttatgaatgcaagcagtgtggaaagagaTTCAAGAGGAGgtcccatcttgctgtacatcagagaatgcacactggtgagaaaccttacgaatgcaagcaatgtggaaaggcatttgcTTGTGcctccagtcttgctgtacacctgagaatccacactggggagaaaccttatggaTGCAAGAAATGTGAAAGGACTTTCACATGTACCTCCAgccttgctaaacatcagagaatgcacagtggagagaaaccttatgaatgtaagcagtgtggaaatACATTCACTTGCAAATCCAGTCTTGTTGTCCATCAGAGAAtgcatactggggagaaaccttatgaatgtaagcaatgtgggAAGACATTTACTCGCACCTCCAGTCTTGCagtacatcagagaatgcacactggggagaaaccttatgaatgcaaccaatgtggaaagacattcaatcaGAGGAgtcatcttgctgtacatcagagaatacacactggtgagaaaccttataaatgtaatcagtgtggaaagactttcacgtGCAATTCCAGTCTTGCTGTCCATCAGAGAAtgcatactggggagaaaccttatgaatgcaagcagtgtggaaagacatttactTGCACCTCCAGTCTTGGTAAACATCAGAGAACACACAcaggggagaaaccttatgaatgcaaacaatgtggaaagacattcaatcaGAGGTACCAGCTTTCTAAACATctgagaatccacactggtgagaaaccttatgaatgcaagcagtgtagAAAGACATTCAATCAGAGGTCCAATCTTGCTTCACATCAAAGAACCCACCTGAGAGAAGTCTTGTGA
- the LOC100617323 gene encoding zinc finger protein 420-like isoform X3: MALERDRLADQEVVTFQDVAMDFTREEWPLLSPHQKELYKEVMLENARNFLSVGLPAPSEEVISYLEQREVLWMLEQEGLRNCYPEGEFRPEMKANPTEVRYPVEEMDLQRFMHRGPNNFASREFCVAHKNSSSIEHQGMQPEEKSSENNQYRNTLMHRSSLVGHEKIYISKECYEYKPYGNTFNEISNFTGRQRIHSGEKPYECNRCVKAFSMSSHLAIHQRIHTGETAYECKQWRKAFSQKSSFPVHQRMITGEKPYKCNQCGKTFTRTSSLAIHQRIHTGEKPYECKQCGKTFNRSSHLAVHQRTHTGEKPYECKQCGKTFSQRSCLVIHQRMYTGEKPYECKQCGKTFTRTSSLAVHQRIHTGEKPYECKQCGKTFNQKFHLALHQRLHTGEKPYECKQCGKTFNQRSHLAVHQRMHTGEKPYECKQCGKTFTQRSSLAVHHRMHTGEKPYECKQCGKRFRQKSSLAVHQRMHTGEKFYECKQCGKTFSQRSRLTVHQRMHTGEKPYECKQCGKTFNQRSHLAVHQRMHTGEQPYECKQCGKRFKRRSHLAVHQRMHTGEKPYECKQCGKAFACASSLAVHLRIHTGEKPYGCKKCERTFTCTSSLAKHQRMHSGEKPYECKQCGNTFTCKSSLVVHQRMHTGEKPYECKQCGKTFTRTSSLAVHQRMHTGEKPYECNQCGKTFNQRSHLAVHQRIHTGEKPYKCNQCGKTFTCNSSLAVHQRMHTGEKPYECKQCGKTFTCTSSLGKHQRTHTGEKPYECKQCGKTFNQRYQLSKHLRIHTGEKPYECKQCRKTFNQRSNLASHQRTHLREVL, encoded by the exons ATGGCCTTGGAGAGGGACAGACTCGCTGACCAG GAGGTGGTTACATTCCAGGATGTGGCTATGGACTTCACTCGTGAGGAGTGGCCCCTCTTGTCCCCTCaccagaaggagctgtacaaggaggtgatgctggagaatgcccgGAACTttctctctgtgg GGCTTCCAGCTCCCTCAGAAGAAGTGATCTCTTATTTGGAGCAGAGGGAAGTCCTGTGGATGCTGGAGCAAGAAGGCCTGAGGAACTGCTACCCAG AAGGAGAGTTTAGACCTGAAATGAAGGCAAATCCAACAGAGGTGAGATATCCTGTGGAAGAAATGGACTTACAAAGATTCATGCATAGGGGTCCTAATAACTTTGCTTCTAGGGAATTCTGTGTTGCCCATAAAAATTCATCTTCTATTGAACATCAAGGAATGCAACCTGAAGAAAaatctagtgaaaataatcagtaTAGAAACACTTTAATGCACAGATCCAGTCTTGTTGGACATGAAAAAATCTACATTAGCAAGGAATGTTATGAATACAAGCCATATGGAAATACATTCAATGAGATCTCCAATTTTACTGGACGACAGAGAATCCACagtggtgagaaaccttatgaatgtaatcgaTGTGTAAAGGCGTTCAGTATGAGTTCCCatcttgctatacatcagagaatccatacaggggagacagcttatgaatgtaagcaatggAGAAAGGCATTCAGTCAGAAGTCCAGTTTTCCTGTACATCAGAGAATGatcactggggagaaaccttataaatgcaatcaatgtggaaagacattcactcgCACCTCCAgtcttgctatacatcagaggatccacactggggagaaaccttacgaatgcaagcaatgtggaaagacattcaataGGAGCagccatcttgctgtacatcagagaactcatactggagagaaaccttatgaatgcaagcaatgtggaaagacattcagtcagaggtcCTGTCTTGTTATACATCAGAGAATgtacactggagagaaaccttatgaatgcaagcagtgtggaaagacattcactcgcacctccagtcttgctgtacatcagagaatacacactggggagaaaccttatgaatgcaagcaatgtggaaagacattcaatcaGAAGTTTCATCTTGCTCTGCATCAGAGattgcacactggggagaaaccttatgaatgcaagcagtgtggaaagacattcaaccAGAGgtcccatcttgctgtacatcagagaatgcacacaGGGGAGAAACCTTacgaatgcaagcaatgtggaaagacattcactcagagatccagtcttgctgtacatcacaGAATGCACAccggtgagaaaccttatgaatgcaaacaatgtgggAAAAGATTCAGGCAGAAgtccagtcttgctgtacatcagagaatgcacactggggagaaattTTATgagtgcaagcaatgtggaaagacattcagtcagaggtccagacttactgtacatcagagaatgcacactggggaaaaaccttacgaatgcaagcaatgtggaaagacattcaaccAGAGGTCCCATCTTGCTGTACAccagagaatgcacactggggagcaaccttatgaatgcaagcagtgtggaaagagaTTCAAGAGGAGgtcccatcttgctgtacatcagagaatgcacactggtgagaaaccttacgaatgcaagcaatgtggaaaggcatttgcTTGTGcctccagtcttgctgtacacctgagaatccacactggggagaaaccttatggaTGCAAGAAATGTGAAAGGACTTTCACATGTACCTCCAgccttgctaaacatcagagaatgcacagtggagagaaaccttatgaatgtaagcagtgtggaaatACATTCACTTGCAAATCCAGTCTTGTTGTCCATCAGAGAAtgcatactggggagaaaccttatgaatgtaagcaatgtgggAAGACATTTACTCGCACCTCCAGTCTTGCagtacatcagagaatgcacactggggagaaaccttatgaatgcaaccaatgtggaaagacattcaatcaGAGGAgtcatcttgctgtacatcagagaatacacactggtgagaaaccttataaatgtaatcagtgtggaaagactttcacgtGCAATTCCAGTCTTGCTGTCCATCAGAGAAtgcatactggggagaaaccttatgaatgcaagcagtgtggaaagacatttactTGCACCTCCAGTCTTGGTAAACATCAGAGAACACACAcaggggagaaaccttatgaatgcaaacaatgtggaaagacattcaatcaGAGGTACCAGCTTTCTAAACATctgagaatccacactggtgagaaaccttatgaatgcaagcagtgtagAAAGACATTCAATCAGAGGTCCAATCTTGCTTCACATCAAAGAACCCACCTGAGAGAAGTCTTGTGA